A region of the Methylosinus sp. H3A genome:
TCCACGACGGATATCGTATCGAACCTCGTCCTTCAACGCGTGTTGCCAGGCTTCAATTTGCTGCTGGGACCGGAGGCGCAGCCTCATGTGGTGCTGAACGCGTTGACAACGCTGACCAGCGTCAAAGTGCTGTCCTCCCCCTCGCTCGTCGTATCGGACAATCAACCGGCGCTCCTGCAAGTGGGCCAGGAAGTCCCGATTTCGACAGGATCGGCGACGGTGCTGTCGACTTCCAACACCATCGTCAACTCGATTCAAATGCGCGACACTGGCGTCATTCTAAAAGTGTGGCCGCATGTGCATGCCAATGGCGTTGTCCAGCTCGAGGTCGAGCAAGAAATTTCCAATCCGGTGAATTCGAGCCTGACCCCGACGATCTCGCAGCGGCGCGTGCATTCGACGGTCTCGGTCCGGAGCGGGCAGACAGTTCTGCTTGGCGGCCTGATCAGCGAGCAGGAGAACAACACCAAGGACGGCATTCCGGCCTTCGGCATCTCGCCTATCTCGGCGATCTATTCGGCAGCACGACCCGGAACAAGGATCGCTCGGAAATCATCATTTTCATCAAGCCACGCATTATTCGTGACTCGCTCGACGCGCAAGGAGTCGCCGAGGAGTTCCGTTCACGCCTCGACATGATGCGTGCGGCGAGTCATTAACCGGACGCGGCCGCACAGCGACCGATCAGTGGTATCTCAGGCGGCTGTCGTCACGGCCCTCCACGCCGCCATCTCCCTGAGGAGATGCAGACGGATGGCGAGACGCGCCTCGCACGAAAACGAATTCGTCCCGACTTTGTCATCGCATGGTCGCTATGGCGACGAGCGCATCAAGCCGAAGCGCGGCGAGCTCATTTCAAAAACAACTGTAATGCTAGGCTGTCAGTACGGCGCCGCCATCGACGACAATGTCCTGCATGACGATATGGCTCGCGAGATCCGACGCCAGAAAGGCGATGACATTGGCGATCTCCTGCGGCGTCGCGATCTTGCCGAGTGGAACGCCGAGCTTGAAAGCCTCTGGAAAGCCGGCGACGACGCGTTGCTCGGCGTCCGGCGCGCGCCACATGGCGCGCTGCATGGGCGTGTCGGTCGAGCCGGGAGAGACGAGATTGCATCGCACCCCATAGGGCGCCAGCTCCAGCGCGACGCAATGCGTCAGGCTGGCGAGCGCAGCCTTGGAGGCGCAATAGGCGGTCATCGACAGGCGCGGAACATGCGCCGCATTGGACCCGACCGTGACCACGGCGCCGGAGCGTTGGCGCTTGAATTGAGCGATCGTGTTGCGGAGCAGATGAAAGGCCCCGAGACATTGACGTCGAAAGAGGCGCGCCAATCCTCGAGGCTCACCTCCTCCGTCGCGCCGAGACGCAGAATTCCCGCCGCGTTGACGAGCACATCCAGCCGCCCCGCTTCGTCCAGCAGATGCGCGCAGGCGCGCTCCGCCTGCTCGTGATCGGCGATATCGACGATGAGCGTGCGAAAAGGATAGCGCGCTTCGGCGAAGGCTTTGTCCAGCCCGACGACATTCGCGCCGAGCGCGACGAATGTCGTCGCAGCGCAAAGGCCGATCCCCTGCCCGCGCCCGTCACCCAGACGCTCTTGCCGGTGAAGCCCATCTGCGGGCTCTGCGCAGAATTCATCTCGCCCCTCCTTTCGTGACGATGATGGTCACGCCGCTGCGAGCTTGCGCTCGATCAGCGCCCACCAGCCGTCGAGCGTCGGATTATCGGCGAGATCGACGAAGCCGATCTCGACGCCGAGCTTGCGCCACTCTGTCACCAGCGTCATGACGCGAATTGAATCGAGCCCATAGTTCATGAGATTTTCGCTTGGATCGAAAGTCTCCCCATCGAGCGAGACGAGGGATCGCACGCGCGCCTCGACTTGCGCGCGCGTCAGGCGCGGCGCCGGCGCGCCGATCAGCGCATCCGCTGCGACAACGACGCCGCAGCGGCCGGCGACATGTCGCAACGTCATGTCGTGATCCTCCGCCGAGAAATCGGCGATGGCGTCGCCGACGACGAAGGTCTCGAAATCGCGCATGAAGGAATCGAGCGCTGTCGTCAGGCATCCGATATGCCCATAGACGCCGCAGATCACGAGCTGATCGCGGCCCCAGTCCTTCATCATCGCTTCGAGCGGCGAACGCTGAAACGCGCTGTAGCGCCATTTGACGAGCACCGTATCATCGCTGTCAGGCGCCAGCGCCGCGGCTATGTCCTTCAGCTGCGGATGCGCATTCAGCCCCGGCCCCCACATATCGTTCAGCAGGCCGCGATCCTTCGGGCTCTGGTCGATCGGCTGGGCCGTGTAGACGATTGGAACGCCGCGCGACTTGCAGAAGGCGCGCAGCGCCGCGACATTGGCGACGAGCTGCGCGACGAGCGGGCTCTCCTCGCCGAAGAAATGCAGGAAATAATCCTGCATGTCGTGAATGAGCAGCACGGCGCGCTCGGGCGCGAAAGTCCAGCCGACCTTGTTCCTCGGAAAATCCTCGGGCCGCGGCAGGGAATAGGTCGGAAGCCGGGGAATGGCCATTGTCGTTTCCTCTCCACGCATCAGGAAGCGGGTCCGCTCGAGACGAGATCGCGCAAGGCGCGCTTGTCGATCTTGCCGGCGGCCGTGACCGG
Encoded here:
- a CDS encoding isochorismatase family protein, which translates into the protein MAIPRLPTYSLPRPEDFPRNKVGWTFAPERAVLLIHDMQDYFLHFFGEESPLVAQLVANVAALRAFCKSRGVPIVYTAQPIDQSPKDRGLLNDMWGPGLNAHPQLKDIAAALAPDSDDTVLVKWRYSAFQRSPLEAMMKDWGRDQLVICGVYGHIGCLTTALDSFMRDFETFVVGDAIADFSAEDHDMTLRHVAGRCGVVVAADALIGAPAPRLTRAQVEARVRSLVSLDGETFDPSENLMNYGLDSIRVMTLVTEWRKLGVEIGFVDLADNPTLDGWWALIERKLAAA